TCatttaaaaagacatttttttaaggGTTATCGTACATTTATCGTTAgaggtaaaactgcccaatttatcgtgatattgatttgaggtcatataGCCCAGCCCTATATAGctctaaaatatatatttagtcTGTTGTTCTATTGTTACCATGCACCACTATCACTTTATTATTTGGTATCTGCTTATTTACATATAGCTccgtatatatacacacacacacataatatttACGGCACTATAGTTCTGTTTACATCTAGTCACTATTGCAAATGTCTGTTTAGATTTGCATCTTGACACTTTATTCTTTTGTTGACACttggttacattttttgtatagcTGCACTGTCTGCCGTTTACTGTTCTGTGTGCCCTTGATTtgcaaaaaaaactgtaaattatttttttccatcagtATATTGAGAAGTTCTTATTCTCACCTGCTTCTTCAGCTCTTCCACCCTCTTCCTCAGCAGGGCATTTTCTTCCTCGAGGAATCTGTATTCTAGAGGGCGAGGCGTCAAGGCCGCTTGAACCCCCAACTCATAATGCCCAGCTCCACTCCCGTCTGCGAGCCGCAGCCCTTCCAACCGCCGCCTCTTCAACTGTAGAGTGGTGTGGTCCATTGACGCCTCCAAGGAACCGGCCTCAAACAACCCGCTCTCAAGCAGAGGGTCGTACACTGAGCAGGGGTTCCTCTCATATCGTCGCTGTCCTGCAGAATTGACAGACAGGCAACCGCTCATCCCACCTCCACCTACTCCCCCAACCCCTGGGATACCTGGATCTCTACAACCCCCCAAACTGGGGCAACCTGTCCCCATCATATTACCACCACTCCCACCCCCCACAAGCCCTTGCATTCCTCCAAAGGCATTTCCTCCCCCGCCTATCCCTCCTCCAGCATTCACCACTCCACTGGCCCCCTGTCCTATTACACCACCCACTCCAGCTCTGGAAGGTTCATATTCATAGTCCTTTTGAACGTGACGAAATTTGCATTTGTTGCCTCTCTGGCACTCTCCCTTGAGGAAGTCTCTGCAGATAGGAACCTCTCCTCGGCTATGGGGCAGATCCATCGGGGACAGACCAAGTCGTGCTGCCACCTTCCCCCTTAGTCTAAGGGGTAACTCTCCTGTTTTCTTGTAGTAGTCCTCATCTTCTTTAGATCCATGGACAAAGCGGCAGTTGGCACGCATACACTCTTTATTCTGATGGTCATGACAAAAGATGAATTCATTCTTTTGCACTCCCAAGTCTGGCACCTCATTAAAGTCCGGGTGTCTGAAGCGGCAACGCTTTCCTCTCTTGCAGACATTGCGTATGAAGTCCCTACAGACGCCGTCCAATGCCAGTCCCGCACCTTGCCCCCCGCCTCCACCGTTCCCACAGCCATTGCTGTTTCCGAGCGCTCCTCCACCACCC
This genomic window from Cololabis saira isolate AMF1-May2022 chromosome 8, fColSai1.1, whole genome shotgun sequence contains:
- the zc3h10 gene encoding zinc finger CCCH domain-containing protein 10 gives rise to the protein MPDRDTSYQSGGVGSAASLGEEGGPGSGLAGGSGDGRGASGGTVGGIVSGSGAMGGGGALGNSNGCGNGGGGGQGAGLALDGVCRDFIRNVCKRGKRCRFRHPDFNEVPDLGVQKNEFIFCHDHQNKECMRANCRFVHGSKEDEDYYKKTGELPLRLRGKVAARLGLSPMDLPHSRGEVPICRDFLKGECQRGNKCKFRHVQKDYEYEPSRAGVGGVIGQGASGVVNAGGGIGGGGNAFGGMQGLVGGGSGGNMMGTGCPSLGGCRDPGIPGVGGVGGGGMSGCLSVNSAGQRRYERNPCSVYDPLLESGLFEAGSLEASMDHTTLQLKRRRLEGLRLADGSGAGHYELGVQAALTPRPLEYRFLEEENALLRKRVEELKKQVSNLIATNEVLLEQNAQFRTQTKVMTLTSTPAPAEQNLVPPVGAVSSYNHSIAQTHTTLSSAGLQPRPVTQQDLVAPTGAPAAPPTNAAPPTAPPPHLNPEITPLSAALAQTIAQGLAPPVSMAQVAVSVAPIAVSMTQPMPSITMSHATTPMVSYPIASQSMRITTLPH